The genomic window AATTAGGCCACCCTTTCGCGTAGAACGAATTCCCGCGCCAGGGGCTGCCGCGTGACGCCCAGCCGGGCGTGACGAAACGGGCGATCGGGGGGCTCGGCAGCGCTCGGGGCCGGTCGGCTTCGCTCAGGGATCGGGTCGAGCGGCAAGGCGACGAGTTTTGCCCGCTCCGCCGGAGTTTTGCTGGCAAAATTGGCCCGCGCCGCCCCGCGGACGATTGCCTAAGTCGTTGGCGAGAAGGCGGTTAGGGCGCCGCGCGACCGGGCCGGCGTCGGGGTTTTGCTCCGAAAAGTGTGAGAGTTTTGCACCGGTGCAAAATGCCGCCCGGCGGTTGCCCAGCGGCTGCCCGGACGGCCCCGACCGATGACTCGTTCCCAGCGCCGCCGATCAGCCATTGTCGCTCAGCAATTGTCGCTCAGCCATGTCGGCTTCGGGATGCGCGGGTGGCGGGCCGCCAACAGCAGAACGCCGGCGAGCATGACCAGGATCGGCAGTTCGACGTCGAGCCGCAACCGGCCCGTCTGCCGCAGGATTGACAGCACGCTGGCCGTGAGAAACAGCGGGCCGACGACCGCCGTCAGTTTGTCCCAACCGTACAAGGCGAACGTCAGCAACCCGACCGCGGCCAGACCCAGCGTCCACACCCAGTTGACCTCGGCGGCGAACTCGAGCGCGGCCAGCAGCCAACCGGCGCCGAGGGTGATCATGATCACCGGCAAAATGATCGTGCGTTTGTCCATGGCTGGCGGCCCGAGGGTCGTGGAGAAGCGGTCAACGTCGCCTGCCATGAGATTCGCCGCGGCGCGGCCGGTCAAGAGCGACCGAGCCGCAAGACGACGAATCTCGCCCGCCGCCCATGCCAAACCATGAGCGGACGGCGCTAGCCGCCGGCGCCCCACGAGCAAGTCACCCAACGAGCCGGCCGGCACATGAAACCGGCCGGCTCATGCGTCTGCGGCGGTCACCGGCTCGAGGCGATCGCTCCGGGCGACGGTTCGCTGAGGGCGTTCTCGAAGAACTCGACCTCGCCGGTCTGCAGGTCGTAGAAGGCGCCGAAGACCGCCACTTTGCCCTTGGCGGCCATCTCGGCGATTGTCTGGCTTTGGTTGAGGACGGCCCGCACGCTGCGGCGGACGTTTTCGCGGCTCACTTCGTCGACGACCTGCTTCTTGTCGATCCCGTCCCAGTTGCAGTCGCGGGGAAGCGCTCGCGGGTCGATGGACTCCTGAATGTTGGCCACCAGCGAGTCGAGGTTATGGCAGGGGGTCGCCTCGCTCGGCTTCTTGCAGGCGAGGTGGAGATCGACCGCGGCAGTCACGGCCCCGCAGGCGCTGTGGCCCATGACCAGCACCAGCTTGGCCCCGGCGACGGCGCAGGCGTATTCCATGCTGCCGATGACCCGCTCGCTGACGACGTTGCCGGCGATGCGGGCGACGAAGACGTCCCCCACGCCCAGGTCGAAGACCAGCTCGACCGGCGCCCGCGAGTCGATGCACGACAGCACGACCGCCAGCGGAAACTGCCCGGCGGCCGTCGCATCGCGCTGGCGCGCGAGGTCGCGCGTCAACTGGCGCCCGTTGCGGAACCGCTCGTTCCCCTCGCGGAGGATGTGGAGCACGTCTTCGGGGGTGACCAGCGTCTGCAGGTCGCGAGTCGAGAAGTCGACGTATTGGATCCGATCCGGCAGATCGTAATGGTCCTTGAATCCCGACAGGCTCAGGTGGACCCCGCGGGCCGGGGCGGTGAGTTTCTCGTACTCGCGAATCAGGCCCAGCACGTCGGGATCGATGTAATCGGCCATCCGGGCGTCGATCAGCGCGTGGCCGCCGCGGGGGACCGCGTCGAGCGCCCGGGTCAGAGCGGCGCGGTTAAGGAAGGTCACCTGGCTGGGGAGTTCGATCCGCAGCACCTTGCCCGCAATGTGGTTCTCTTCGATTCTGCGCAGCGGGTGTCGGAAGTGGCCGAACATGATGAACAGCCCGCTGACCGCCAGCCCGATGAGAACCCCCTTGAGAAGGTCGGTCAGCACGATGGCGCCGATCGTCACCAAGAACGGCAGCAACTGGTTCCAGCCGCTGCGGTACATGTGACGAAACAGCGCCGGGCTGGCGAGTTTGGAGCCGGTGATGATCAGGATCGCCGCCAGGCAGGCCAGCGGGATCTGGTTGAGCAGTCCGGGGACCGCCACCACGGCCGCGGCCAGGAGGGCGCCGTGGGTGACGATCGACCACTGGGTCTTGCCGCCGGCGTTGATGTTGACGCTGCTGCGGACGATTTCCGAGGTAACGGGGATCGCCCCCACCAGCCCGCCGACGATGTTGCCGAAGCCCTGGGCGATCAGCTCGCGGTTGGGGGGGGTGGTGCGCTGCTCGGGGTCGATGCGATCGGCCGCCTCGATGTTGAGCAGCGCCTCGAGCGACGCGACCGCGGCAATCGTGATCGCCGAGACGTAAACGGCCGAATTGCCCAAAGCGCTGAAGTCCGGATGGGTGAACACCGCGAACAGATCGCGGGCCGAGTCGCTCACGGGAATGTTGACGAGGTGGCTTTTGGTGACGAGCCACGACTTGTCGAGCGCGCCTGTCGTCACGAACTTCTTGAACAGCCACGTCAACGCCAAGCCGAAGGCGACGACCGTCAACTGGGGAGGCACGGGCGACCGCCGCAACGAGGGGAGCCGGTTCCAGGCGTACATCAGCACCAACGACAAGACGCCGATCACCGACGCGGCCGGGTGGAGCTTGCCGAGCGTCGCCCCCAGTTCGGAGAAGGTCGTCTCGCTGTCGGGCTGGTAGAACGACATCTCCCCTTCCGGGTCGGCATCGTGCCCGAACAGGTGGGGAAACTGCTTGAGGATCAGCAGAATGCCGATCGCCGCGAGCAGGCCCTTGATGACGCTCGAGGGAAAGAAGGCCGCGATCTCGCCCGTCTGGATCACCCCCAGAACGACCTGGATGATTCCCGCAAGAAATACCGCGAGCAGGAAGGTCTCAAACGAACCCAGTTCGGCAATCTGGGCGGACACGACCGCCGCCAGCCCGGCGGCGGGGCCGCTGACGCTGGTCTGCGACTTGCTGATCGAGCCGACGACCATCCCCCCGACGACGCCCGCCAGCAGGCCCGCGAACGGCGGCGCATCGGAAGCGACCGCGATCCCCAGGCACAGCGGCAAGGCAACCAGAAAGACGACCAAGCCGGCGATGAAGTCGGCGCGGAGCTTGCTGCTGGCAGTGGGGAGCATACGGCGGAAGTCCAGGGCCCGGTGATTCGCAAAGATTAAGCAAATGTAATCGAACGTGGGGTGCGCCACCACAGCTAACCCGGCTGTGGACCGCCGCCGCAGCCGGAGGGTGTGCGCCGTTACGCTCGGTCCGTAGCCCGGGCGCCAAACCCGTGCGTGCCTTGGCGCATCGTACCGCGAACCGGCCGGCGGGAGCCTGCGCCGCTAGCCGGGCGTGTCGAGATAGGGATCCTGCCCCATTTGACGCTGGACTTTCTGCCGCTCTTTTTCGTGGTAGAGCATCACCTTGCG from Pirellulales bacterium includes these protein-coding regions:
- a CDS encoding bifunctional SulP family inorganic anion transporter/carbonic anhydrase, whose protein sequence is MLPTASSKLRADFIAGLVVFLVALPLCLGIAVASDAPPFAGLLAGVVGGMVVGSISKSQTSVSGPAAGLAAVVSAQIAELGSFETFLLAVFLAGIIQVVLGVIQTGEIAAFFPSSVIKGLLAAIGILLILKQFPHLFGHDADPEGEMSFYQPDSETTFSELGATLGKLHPAASVIGVLSLVLMYAWNRLPSLRRSPVPPQLTVVAFGLALTWLFKKFVTTGALDKSWLVTKSHLVNIPVSDSARDLFAVFTHPDFSALGNSAVYVSAITIAAVASLEALLNIEAADRIDPEQRTTPPNRELIAQGFGNIVGGLVGAIPVTSEIVRSSVNINAGGKTQWSIVTHGALLAAAVVAVPGLLNQIPLACLAAILIITGSKLASPALFRHMYRSGWNQLLPFLVTIGAIVLTDLLKGVLIGLAVSGLFIMFGHFRHPLRRIEENHIAGKVLRIELPSQVTFLNRAALTRALDAVPRGGHALIDARMADYIDPDVLGLIREYEKLTAPARGVHLSLSGFKDHYDLPDRIQYVDFSTRDLQTLVTPEDVLHILREGNERFRNGRQLTRDLARQRDATAAGQFPLAVVLSCIDSRAPVELVFDLGVGDVFVARIAGNVVSERVIGSMEYACAVAGAKLVLVMGHSACGAVTAAVDLHLACKKPSEATPCHNLDSLVANIQESIDPRALPRDCNWDGIDKKQVVDEVSRENVRRSVRAVLNQSQTIAEMAAKGKVAVFGAFYDLQTGEVEFFENALSEPSPGAIASSR